One stretch of Anabas testudineus chromosome 24, fAnaTes1.2, whole genome shotgun sequence DNA includes these proteins:
- the tdrd15 gene encoding tudor domain-containing protein 15 isoform X2, whose translation MQSVLDSAHQKSQNSGPSAACALWPVDLKLTHLDWNPEATLIHFQGQYLTICELDYNILQGEIQNIQKTKSAVDIGEFCLVEDLSSARWYRGRVQNRKEDLFDVFLIDHGNVLSVGIDHISSCSNDLFILPPKIVCGFLANMLVFPDSSHSVVENYFSSLIGKNFTGYIQALLPHKILLLEAPDINNDFVRHGFGRYVDTDTFLFLVEMLTEVPLKQNIEPAPDLLIDKPRSQWFCFQPSGLRGYEDILSFSGPRLTCGMHVKVRVTAAVNSGLFYCQMASAETDLLEMSRKLGAVCEYRTKEHSQKETENLGLLCSVQGKDGKWYRGFVQFLPVNSQVRVLFIDYGYFESVSVDNVHRLPPDFYSAPIMAFPCSLSCLSGQDEAVRTQQLSFLKSGLLGGVLVVEISSFDEAQHLYSVTVFGAEDNPIKETEPIEEHPRMKLGSIIETEVSPQGGYSCYETIMGKELNKTLEVEEVQAGSVFVGYVEYVQNPNHFWIRTQKRNDEFEEMMTKIADHFSQVKPDEDVLLNPELGTLCCAVYEEDMHFYRGVITDILTHGAEVLFIDFGNIEKVPHMVIKKIPEEFASKSAFAFCCSLVNVFPSDEDWTSTAADFFRQAVSNKAFLVRVVQKRKKTFVVDLYEMESENSQSISELLISSKQAEYWNSPIGSVVQSNTHMSERTSICVTSDISGNAEQLEEENVCKNETEKAQASSLKALSIRPGCEFAVRCSYISSPSDFWCQPLDKGPALEELMNKVQQYYSTHTVPLKSGDLCCITKSPVDGKWYRAFIIEQQKDHARVVLVDYGFTIQIRKQSLQAIMPEYVDLEAQAFRCSLSKTCREWSLKACNILKDFVVKSTCGLKCKVISQLSVKNKGLCNVVDLYDTQTQQRITDMLVEHGLARKATAPTTLSTVFPESFVYSSYDLSPGKEEIVYVTHVSSQWEVYCHLDRNTEIIEELEKKISEESEKIMQASTRAVVRKLCLAKYFDGRWYRGLAHPVQSPLHLSVFFVDYGNTNISEKTHVMFIPRDSVDLLYTPMQAVRCSLASVSKEELYADAKECLDGAVLNKQVRVVIVGKNKDGSFDVQLFDGDVNINEKVNDFILSLSPKPNTGMSCSTSGTEAKHRNTSVKCKSQPKGRPSNPLYVRGTPPRMRENERNTNVHGNRNVRVTQQNRNRTKSCVSATLQKSCDVKEQRETQHPKEPGTPQLTCLPDRKLKAGFRAKCFTSHIDSIKSFFLQLSEDEPSILKMGEDLNSDVVIDSLKTPTLLRMGDLVLAEYEEDGALYRSAMKDYHDRSSLRVEFIDYGNCAAVGKKKIYSIPKDYLSQPRLSISCSLLESAYENDAAFTDAVMEKPLMVEFVHQNGNHWEVKVEIQDEVVLPAALEESVESSPVNENKEECLPSSTEIEKKVKSCDQRIEVCENEAAKCGRMMPAAEGENIKLEPQHTVTLSTTMKAKTCRYRKRTSMRNKIHLKNQKKTSVRVRRDLTDTFLAALIHAKDSENATVLSVETNGRFYIRLTKTSDFLAALQSRIADNLYRCETVGKQDVKQGLRCLAEVDNKWHRAVIQKVGRDKCHVFLVDHGITIETSSSSVRRQCCSTKEIPNLAVLCKVTFSEGEDAQRLWDETLKLMIGKEVKLVFVRYSETKNLWMVEIVMNGRFLVHQISDSLQQNQEIIQHSAETQSEAAEEDTSPPQQLVCAPVDIDKSYFGFAAAVTTPFEFCVVLEDLLLIMNKVSVMLDDLPVLMPPLPEAHLTPGSCCLLESDTQEKWCRAEVVGADASLVLNLVDYGHCEYLPYKDHSKLKRLPEALINLPKVTYPCTLRGVKPVGVDGQWTDEAVIFFQQRLCQKNLQIFFREFESDSRWKVDVLADGGHVAKDLVDAGHASYADVMLELRFKEESPQKPCSQDPERGEEEFDQEDEDSGWKSDLAPEVTEEAEGKLLLSSMSGSSSCLLM comes from the exons ATGCAGTCAGTGCTGGACTCTGCACAtcaaaa GTCTCAGAATTCAGGTCCATCAGCAGCTTGTGCCCTTTGGCCAGTGGACCTCAAATTAACCCACTTGGACTGGAACCCAGAGGCAACACTGATCCACTTCCAGGGCCAGTACCTTACTATATGTGAACTGGACTATAATATCTTGCAGGGAGAAATACAGAACATACAAAAGACCAAATCTGCAGTGGATATCGGAGAGTTTTGCCTTGTAGAAGATTTGAGTTCAGCCCGCTGGTACAGAGGAAGAGTCCAGAACAGAAAGGAGgacttgtttgatgtttttctgataGATCATGGTAATGTCTTGAGTGTTGGCATCGACCACATATCTTCCTGTTCAAATGACCTGTTCATCCTGCCTCCAAAAATAGTTTGTGGCTTTCTTGCAAACATGCTGGTGTTTCCAGATTCTTCTCATTCTGTCGTGGAGAACTACTTCTCAAGCCTGATTGGCAAGAATTTCACAGGTTACATTCAAGCCCTCCTTCCCCACAAAATCCTCTTACTGGAAGCCCCCGACATTAACAATGATTTTGTTAGACATGGGTTTGGGAGGTATGTGGACACAGATACCTTCCTCTTCCTGGTTGAGATGCTCACAGAGGTACCACTTAAACAAAACATAGAACCAGCTCCTGACTTACTCATTGATAAGCCAAGGAGTCAATGGTTTTGTTTCCAGCCTTCTGGTTTGCGGGGATATGAAGacattctgtcattttctgGGCCTAGATTGACTTGTGGGATGCATGTTAAGGTGCGAGTAACTGCTGCTGTCAATTCTGGGCTGTTTTACTGTCAGATGGCCAGTGCAGAAACAGATCTTTTGGAGATGTCAAGGAAGCTTGGCGCAGTTTGTGAGTACAGAACCAAAGAACACAgtcagaaagaaacagaaaacctgGGTTTACTGTGCTCGGTTCAAGGCAAAGATGGGAAATGGTACAGAGGCTTTGTACAGTTTCTCCCAGTCAACTCTCAAGTTAGAGTTTTGTTCATTGACTATGGGTACTTTGAATCTGTCAGTGTTGACAATGTCCACAGGTTGCCACCAGATTTCTATTCAGCACCCATCATGGCATTCCCATGCTCCCTTTCCTGCCTGAGTGGTCAGGATGAGGCTGTCAGAACTCAGCAGTTGAGTTTCTTAAAGTCAGGATTGCTTGGAGGAGTGTTAGTTGTGGAGATCAGTAGTTTTGATGAAGCACAACATCTGTACTCCGTCACAGTATTTGGTGCTGAAGATAATCCTataaaagaaactgaaccaaTTGAGGAACATCCCAGAATGAAGCTTGGGTCCATTATTGAGACAGAAGTGTCACCTCAAGGTGGCTATTCATGCTATGAGACAATCATGGGCAAAgaactgaataaaacattgGAAGTAGAAGAGGTGCAGGCAGGCTCTGTCTTTGTCGGGTACGTTGAGTATGTCCAGAATCCCAACCATTTCTGGATCAGGACACAAAAACGCAATGATGAATTTGAAGAAATGATGACAAAGATAGCAGATCACTTTAGTCAAGTGAAGCCGGATGAAGATGTACTGTTGAATCCTGAGCTCGGGACACTGTGTTGTGCAGTCTACGAGGAAGACATGCATTTCTACAGGGGTGTTATAACCGACATTCTTACTCACGGAGCTGAAGTTCTTTTTATCGATTTTGGAAACATTGAGAAAGTGCCACACATGGTGATTAAGAAGATACCAGAGGAATTTGCCAGCAAATCAGCGTTTGCCTTTTGTTGTTCCCTTGTTAATGTTTTTCCTTCAGATGAGGACTGGACCAGCACCGCCGCAGACTTTTTTAGGCAAGCTGTGTCTAATAAAGCCTTCCTAGTCCGTGTcgtccaaaaaagaaaaaaaacatttgttgttgatctCTATGAGATGGAAAGTGAGAACAGTCAGAGTATCAGTGAACTCCTCATCTCTTCCAAACAAGCAGAATACTGGAACAGTCCCATTGGGTCTGTGGTGCAAAGTAACACACATATGTCAGAAAGAACAAGCATTTGTGTGACATCAGACATCAGTGGGAATGCAGAGCAATTGGAAGAAGAGAATGTGTGCAAAAATGAAACTGAGAAGGCTCAAGCGTCTAGCTTAAAAGCTTTAAGCATCAGACCTGGCTGTGAGTTTGCAGTGCGCTGCTCATATATCAGttctccatcagatttctggtGCCAGCCACTAGATAAGGGTCCAGCTTTGGAGGAACTGATGAATAAAGTTCAACAGTATTACTCAACTCACACAGTCCCACTCAAATCAGGAGATTTGTGCTGCATCACCAAGTCACCTGTAGATGGGAAATGGTATAGGGCCTTCATTATAGAACAACAGAAGGATCATGCCAGAGTGGTCTTAGTAGACTATGGCTTCACCATTCAAATCAGAAAGCAGAGTCTTCAGGCAATCATGCCTGAATATGTTGATTTGGAAGCACAAGCTTTCAGGTGCAGTCTTTCCAAGACCTGTCGGGAGTGGAGTTTGAAAGCATGTAACATACTGAAGGATTTTGTCGTCAAAAGCACCTGTGGTCTGAAATGTAAAGTTATTTCACAGTTGAGTGTGAAAAACAAAGGACTGTGCAATGTTGTGGACCTCTACGACACCCAAACCCAGCAGAGAATAACAGATATGCTTGTGGAACATGGTTTGGCAAGAAAAGCAACAGCCCCAACAACGCTGTCAACAGTGTTTCCTGAGTCTTTTGTCTACTCTTCATATGATCTAAGTCCTGGAAAAGAAGAAATCGTCTACGTCACTCATGTCAGCAGCCAATGGGAGGTCTACTGCCACCTcgacagaaacactgaaatcaTTGAAGAGCTCGAGAAGAAAATCTCAGAGGAAAGTGAAAAAATTATGCAAGCCAGTACGAGAGCTGTTGTGAGGAAACTGTGCCTGGCAAAATATTTTGATGGCAGATGGTACAGGGGCTTGGCCCACCCTGTTCAGTCACCTCTACATctaagtgtgttttttgtggattatggaaacacaaacatatctgAGAAAACCCATGTCATGTTCATTCCCAGAGACTCAGTAGATTTATTGTATACACCCATGCAGGCTGTGAGATGCAGCCTCGCTTCAGTTTCTAAAGAAGAGCTCTATGCGGATGCCAAGGAATGTCTTGATGGAGCAGTCCTCAACAAGCAAGTGAGAGTCGTCATAGTTGGAAAGAACAAAGATGGTTCATTTGATGTTCAGTTGTTTGATGGAGATGTTAACATCAATGAGAAGGTGAATGACTTCATCCTCAGTCTTTCACCAAAGCCAAACACAGGTATGAGTTGTAGCACAAGCGGCACAGAAGCAAAACATAGAAACACTTCAGTCAAGTGCAAGAGCCAGCCTAAAGGGCGGCCTTCAAATCCCCTGTATGTTAGGGGAACACCCCCAAGGATGAGAGAAAACGAGAGAAATACAAATGTTcatggaaacagaaatgtacgagtaacacaacaaaacaggaaTAGAACAAAGAGCTGTGTCTCTGCAACACTACAGAAAAGCTGTGatgtaaaagaacaaagagaaactCAACACCCCAAAGAACCGGGGACCCCTCAGCTCACCTGTTTGCCTGACAGGAAGTTGAAAGCAGGTTTCAGAGCCAAGTGTTTCACCTCCCACATTGACTCAATCAAAAGCTTTTTCCTTCAGCTTTCAGAGGATGAACCCTCCATCTTGAAAATGGGAGAAGACCTCAACTCAGATGTCGTCATAGATAGCTTGAAGACTCCCACACTTTTAAGAATGGGTGACCTTGTTCTGGCTGAGTATGAGGAGGACGGTGCTCTGTATCGTTCTGCCATGAAGGACTACCACGATAGATCCAGTTTAAGAGTTGAGTTCATTGACTATGgaaactgtgcagctgtggGGAAGAAGAAGATCTACTCCATACCAAAGGATTATCTCTCTCAGCCAAGACTCAGCATATCATGCTCCTTGTTGGAGAGCGCCTATGAAAATGATGCTGCTTTCACTGATGCTGTAATGGAGAAGCCTCTCATGGTTGAATTTGTCCATCAAAATGGAAATCATTGGGAAGTCAAGGTTGAGATTCAGGATGAAGTTGTTCTTCCAGCAGCACTTGAAGAATCAGTTGAAAGTAGCcctgtaaatgaaaataaagaggaGTGTCTTCCAAGTTCcactgaaatagaaaagaaagtgaagtcCTGCGACCAGAGAATAGAAGTGTGTGAGAACGAGGCAGCTAAATGTGGAAGAATGATGCCTGCTGCTGAAGGTGAAAACATAAAGCTGGAACcacaacacactgtaacactgtcGACTACAATGAAAGCAAAAACCTGTAGGTACCGTAAAAGAACATCCATGAGGAACAAGATTCATTTAAAGAATCAGAAGAAAACTTCAGTCAGAGTGAGAAGAGACCTTACTGACACATTTCTAGCTGCGCTTATTCATGCTAAAGACTCGGAGAATGCTACAGTTCTGTCAGTCGAGACGAACGGCAGGTTTTACATCAGACTTACTAAGACCAGTGATTTCTTAGCTGCTTTGCAAAGCCGCATAGCTGACAACTTATACAGGTGCGAGACGGTGGGTAAACAGGATGTCAAACAAGGCCTCAGGTGCTTAGCTGAGGTGGACAACAAGTGGCACAGGGCCGTCATTCAGAAGGTGGGCCGGGACAAATGTCACGTCTTCCTTGTGGATCATGGGATAACAATAGAAACCTCAAGCAGCTCTGTGCGAAGACAGTGTTGCAGCACGAAGGAAATTCCCAACCTTGCAGTGTTGTGCAAGGTGACATTCAGCGAGGGAGAGGATGCTCAGAGGTTATGGGATGAAACCCTCAAACTAATGATAGGCAAAGAAGTCAAACTGGTGTTTGTGCGTTACTCAGAAACTAAAAACCTTTGGATGGTTGAAATAGTCATGAATGGACGGTTCCTTGTTCATCAGATCTCAGACTCGCTACAGCAGAATCAAGAGATAATCCAACACTCAGCTGAAACTCAAAGTGAAGCTGCAGAAGAAGATACAAGTCCTCCTCAGCAACTTGTCTGTGCTCCTGTTGACATAGACAAATCTTATTTTggctttgctgctgctgtgacgaCTCCCTTTgagttttgtgttgttcttgAGGATTTGCTTCTAATCATGAACAAAGTGTCAGTGATGCTGGACGACCTTCCTGTGTTGATGCCTCCTCTTCCTGAAGCTCATCTCACCCCTGGCTCCTGCTGTCTGTTGGAGTCAGACACTCAGGAGAAGTGGTGCCGGGCTGAAGTCGTAGGCGCTGATGCCTCTCTGGTCCTAAACCTGGTGGATTACGGCCATTGCGAGTATCTGCCGTACAAAGACCACTCCAAGTTAAAGAGGCTTCCAGAGGCGCTAATCAACCTCCCAAAAGTGACGTACCCCTGCACCCTGAGAGGGGTGAAGCCGGTGGGAGTGGACGGACAGTGGACTGATGAGGCAGTGATTTTCTTCCAGCAGCGTTTGTGCCAGAAAAACCTTCAGATATTCTTCAGAGAGTTTGAGTCAGACTCGCGTTGGAAGGTGGACGTTCTGGCAGATGGAGGCCATGTCGCCAAGGATCTGGTGGATGCTGGACATGCCAGTTATGCAGATGTAATGCTGGAACTACG GTTCAAGGAGGAGAGCCCCCAGAAACCCTGTTCTCAAGACCCTGAGAGGGGTGAGGAAGAGTTTGACCAGGAAGATGAAGACTCTGGTTGGAAGTCGGATCTTGCACCTGAGGTGACCGAGGAAGCTGaagggaagctgctgctgagttctATGTCTGGATCTAGTTCTT GTCTCCTGATGTGA